The Panthera leo isolate Ple1 chromosome C2, P.leo_Ple1_pat1.1, whole genome shotgun sequence genome window below encodes:
- the RTP2 gene encoding receptor-transporting protein 2, with protein MCTTSLTTCEWRKVFYEKMEVAKPADSWELIMDPNLKLNELAPGWKQYLEQHASGRFHCSWCWHTWQSTHVVILFHMYLDREQRAGSVRMRVFKQLCHECGTARLDESSMLEENIESLVDNLITSLREQCYEEDGGQYRIHVASRPDAGPHRSEFCEACQEGVVHWKPSEKLLEEEATTCTFSGASKPSAQEGSGYSFFSLRWCLFGAALCLLIVYLQFSFRSSAFL; from the exons ATGTGTACCACCAGCCTGACCACTTGCGAGTGGAGGAAAGTCTTCTATGAGAAGATGGAGGTGGCCAAGCCGGCCGACAGCTGGGAACTCATCATGGATCCCAACCTCAAGCTCAACGAGCTGGCCCCTGGCTGGAAGCAGTACCTGGAACAGCATGCCTCGGGCAG gTTCCACTGCTCCTGGTGCTGGCACACCTGGCAGTCGACCCACGTGGTCATCCTCTTCCATATGTACCTGGACCGCGAGCAGCGGGCGGGCTCGGTGCGCATGCGCGTCTTCAAGCAGCTGTGCCACGAGTGCGGCACGGCGCGGCTGGACGAGTCGAGCATGCTGGAGGAGAACATCGAGAGCCTGGTGGACAACCTCATCACCAGCCTGCGCGAGCAGTGCTACGAGGAAGACGGCGGCCAGTACCGCATCCACGTGGCCAGCCGCCCGGACGCGGGTCCGCACCGCAGCGAGTTCTGCGAGGCCTGCCAGGAGGGCGTCGTGCACTGGAAGCCCAGCGAGAAGCTGCTGGAGGAGGAGGCCACCACCTGCACCTTCTCAGGGGCCTCCAAGCCAAGCGCCCAGGAGGGTTCCGGCTACAGCTTCTTCTCGCTTCGCTGGTGCCTCTTCGGGGCCGCCCTCTGCCTGCTCATTGTCTACCTGCAGTTCTCCTTCCGCAGCTCTGCCTTCCTTTAG